The genomic interval CAGTGGATAGGACCCTTCGGGTCAACATGGATGCGTCAAGGTCAAATTCGTTTCTCATAACGGATTCGACCGGGCGTATCACATGGAAAGGAAGTATATTGCCCGGGGTCAACGAACTCGACGTATCAAATTGGTCGAGTGGAACCTACTTCCTAAGGTCTACTGCATCATCAGCGGTTCATGCCTTCGTTGTTCGCTAGCGAATAAACGAAATACGCGCATGTTCGTACAACTAGACGATGTTTGAAACACTCGATGCATTGTTCCGATTCTCCTTCGACCACAACGGCCCGAGTTGCGGCATCGGAAACAATAATGATGGGTTTTGCAACAGGGCTTATCGCGCCAATGGTAAAAATTCACTCCCTTTAGTGTATAATTAGTTGAAGCTCTGTTTCAACGGTCGTGAACAACACCTGCACAGCGAACACGCCAACCCTTCTGAGTTGAGTTCGCTGTGCTTGGTTTTTACACATTCCCACACCGATTCTAATCCATTAACATTTGATTATGAAGGTGCTTCACGCGATTGCGATACCTTGCTCCCATCAAAATCAAATAACTATGCTGCGAGTCTTGCTCCGCCCCCTCTTATCCTTTTTATTGATTTCGGCCTCAGCGGCCGGATGCGCGTCGCCCGACTCCTCAGAGGTGTCCGTCGAGGCGGCCGACACCACGGCCAACAAAGCCAAAATGGTTGCCCAAACTCATCAGGAGCCCCACGAATACGGCGGCTGGTACTGCCCGGATAACCTCACCATGTTTCCACCGGTCAATGTTCGCGACCTTCACAATGTTCCTGTCGTCACGGACCGACTCCCAACCCGGGAAGAAACGCGTTCGGGAAAATCACTGATCTATATCGATGAATCAAAGCACCCCAACGCCAATCCCTTGCCCATGGAACTCCCCAGGCTCGCGCGCTACTACAACGAATCCACCCAAAAGAACGAACTCATCGTGGTCATCCAAGCCATTACCGTAGAAGGCGATTCCGTGGTCGGATTCCGATATCTGAACGGAGGCAACGGCTCCGCTTGGCTCAACGAGGTCGAGTTCCTCAGCGACTCCGAAGTCGAATCACTCCCCGATACCCTTTTCTTCAACCGGGAATTGGAATTCGGCTGCACCCCAAA from Flavobacteriales bacterium carries:
- a CDS encoding T9SS type A sorting domain-containing protein, which encodes MDRTLRVNMDASRSNSFLITDSTGRITWKGSILPGVNELDVSNWSSGTYFLRSTASSAVHAFVVR